One genomic window of Fusobacterium varium includes the following:
- the thrS gene encoding threonine--tRNA ligase, producing the protein MKIELPSGEIKEFESAVNMFEIAKSISNSLAKKSVAAKVDGIEMDMSTVLDRDAKVEFVTADSEEGEEVIRHSAAHLMAQAVIRLFPGTKVAIGPAIENGFYYDFDPEVQFTEEDLAKIEAEMKKIVKENEKIERIMMSREEAIEHFEKLGEVYKVEIIKEIAQGEMLSFYKQGEFMDLCRGPHVPSTSYIKAFKLKSVAGAYWRGDSKNKMLQRIYGFAFSDDKRLKDYLHLLEEAERRDHRKLGRELDLFFVSEYGPGFPIFLPKGMAIRNTLIDLWRREHTLAGYQEIMTPIMLNKELWETSGHWFNYRENMYTSTIDETEFAIKPMNCPGGIITYKSQLHSYKDFPIRCGELGTVHRHEFSGALHGLMRVRSFTQDDAHIFMTPDQIESEIIGVVQLIDKFYSKLFGFEYHIELSTKPEKAIGSDEIWEKAEAALAGALEKIGKPYKLNPGDGAFYGPKLDFKIKDAIGRTWQCGTIQLDFNLPERFDITYIGEDGEKHRPVMLHRVVYGSIERFIGILIEHYAGAFPLWLAPTQVKLLTINDEVVPYAQDIFNALQQRGIRVELDDRAESIGYKIREANGKYKVPVQIIIGKNEVENREVNIRRFGSQQQESMKLDEFLDKIVEDAKIKFDK; encoded by the coding sequence ATGAAAATAGAATTACCTAGTGGAGAGATAAAAGAGTTTGAAAGTGCAGTAAATATGTTTGAAATTGCTAAAAGTATTAGTAACTCTTTAGCAAAAAAATCAGTAGCTGCTAAAGTTGATGGAATAGAGATGGATATGTCAACTGTTCTTGATAGAGATGCAAAGGTAGAGTTTGTAACTGCTGATTCTGAAGAGGGAGAAGAAGTTATAAGACACTCAGCTGCTCACCTTATGGCACAAGCAGTAATTAGATTATTCCCAGGAACAAAAGTTGCAATAGGACCAGCTATAGAAAATGGATTCTACTATGACTTTGATCCAGAAGTACAATTTACTGAAGAAGATTTAGCTAAAATTGAAGCTGAAATGAAAAAAATAGTAAAAGAAAATGAAAAAATTGAAAGAATAATGATGAGCAGAGAGGAAGCTATTGAGCATTTTGAAAAACTTGGAGAAGTTTACAAAGTTGAAATAATAAAAGAGATTGCTCAAGGAGAGATGCTTTCTTTCTATAAACAAGGTGAATTTATGGATCTTTGTAGAGGACCTCATGTACCTTCTACATCTTACATAAAAGCATTTAAATTAAAATCAGTAGCTGGAGCATACTGGAGAGGAGACTCTAAAAATAAAATGCTTCAAAGAATTTATGGATTTGCATTCTCTGATGATAAGAGATTAAAAGATTATCTACACCTATTAGAAGAAGCTGAAAGAAGAGACCACAGAAAACTTGGAAGAGAACTTGATCTATTCTTTGTAAGTGAATATGGACCTGGATTCCCTATATTCCTTCCAAAAGGAATGGCAATAAGAAATACTCTTATTGATCTATGGAGAAGAGAACATACACTTGCTGGATATCAAGAAATAATGACTCCTATTATGCTAAATAAAGAGCTTTGGGAAACTTCAGGACACTGGTTTAACTACAGAGAAAATATGTATACTTCAACAATAGATGAAACTGAATTTGCTATTAAACCTATGAACTGCCCAGGAGGAATAATTACTTATAAATCTCAACTACACTCATATAAAGATTTCCCAATTAGATGTGGAGAATTAGGAACTGTTCATAGACATGAGTTTTCAGGAGCACTTCATGGACTTATGAGAGTAAGATCATTTACTCAAGACGATGCTCATATCTTTATGACTCCAGATCAAATTGAATCTGAAATTATAGGAGTAGTACAATTAATAGATAAATTCTATAGCAAACTATTTGGATTTGAATATCATATTGAGCTTTCAACAAAACCAGAAAAGGCTATTGGATCAGACGAAATTTGGGAAAAAGCAGAAGCTGCACTAGCTGGAGCTCTTGAAAAAATTGGTAAACCATATAAATTAAACCCTGGAGATGGGGCATTCTATGGACCTAAATTAGACTTCAAAATTAAAGATGCTATTGGAAGAACTTGGCAATGTGGAACTATTCAACTAGACTTCAACTTACCAGAAAGATTTGATATTACTTACATAGGTGAAGATGGAGAAAAACATAGACCAGTAATGCTACATAGAGTTGTTTATGGATCAATTGAAAGATTTATAGGTATCCTTATTGAACACTATGCAGGAGCATTCCCTCTATGGTTAGCACCTACTCAAGTAAAACTTTTAACTATCAATGATGAAGTTGTTCCTTATGCTCAAGATATCTTCAATGCTCTACAACAAAGAGGAATAAGAGTAGAATTAGATGATAGAGCAGAATCTATTGGATATAAAATAAGAGAAGCTAATGGAAAATATAAAGTTCCAGTACAAATTATCATTGGTAAAAATGAAGTTGAAAATAGAGAAGTTAATATAAGAAGATTTGGATCTCAACAACAAGAATCTATGAAATTAGATGAGTTCTTAGATAAAATTGTAGAAGATGCAAAAATAAAATTTGATAAATAA